Within Primulina tabacum isolate GXHZ01 chromosome 5, ASM2559414v2, whole genome shotgun sequence, the genomic segment AGAAATACTTGTCCAATGTGAGGAGTTCGATTCTCTAAACCAACATCTTCTCGTTCGAGTTTGTCACACATAGTTGCCCAGTATGATTTATTTGAATGACGTGGTTTGCAAACTATTGCGTTAGTTCGATAATTTACTCATTACGCACCAAAAGATAACATTTGAAACGTTCTCatgtcaaaaaaaaatattataacaagTAAAAAGATATTATTGCcaaatatataaaagcataaattaTATGGAAGATGAATACAAATTATTCAATAATAAATTAATGGGACAATAAAGAATGATAAGAGTTTTTTTGGATCTAAAACAACACCCATTccttattttttcaaaaaaataaataaaagaaaactcGAGTCATTTAGATTATAAGAGACTTGCATCTTTTAACATGTTGAAACTTTAAGTCAAggaattttgaaattatgacataaaTCAGCCCAAGTCCAATGACCAAATTACCATTATACAAAGATCACGTGACTCCTGTCCCCTGGGCCCAATAACAAATAAAGTAATTTGAGCCCACGGGCACGGGGTTCAATCCCAATAACAGTGATTAGGATCAAACTTATGTAATTTTACATTCTTCAATATTTGGGCATaagatattatttatattttagcaCAAGTGTGCGTGTTCTTGCATTTTTCatcttatataattttttattcatatttattagctttttttaaattattatgttttaaGATTAGGTTTTGGTTTTGGCAATCGGCTGAACCTTCACATGTTTAtgtcaaattttgatttcttgATATAGTCTTAGCAAATTAgctgaaaaaaaaaggaaataaagAAGGAAGGAAATTCCCGCAAATTTATTGTATTCTGTCTGTTTAATTTTAagaaattaatgaaaatttaacatGTACTTTGATAATCAACtttctaattattaaaataaaatatttgattctTTAAAAAGATATCCGAATTAGTGTAACATGTGACTGTTTGATCAGAGAGGAGTAGTTCGATTCCCAACGCTTTCTTCGACGAGCTGAATGTTGTTTATCATCCTTTGCTTTATCCATTTTCTGTTGCACATAATTTTACTGACCCATATTTTTTTCCAGATTTCCAGACCAAAACCCTCGGCACTTCCGATCTATCTTGGCCTCTGTCCGTACGTGACCGGCGGACCCACGTGATGTGCATTTCACTTGGTTAGCTTGTGCGTTTCtgcttagattttttttaagtaGAGTGTTGATTGCTAGTCTCTTTCAAGCGAAGCCTATTTCCCACCACAAGTTCTCGCTACGTTCCACTTCATGATacttataattttaaaatgtgggaTTTTTCATGCTCTTAATTATCCTGTTTTGTTTGTCTTTTCCACTTTGTTTTTTTGCCTGTATTCATAGTTTTTGCCAAAGGGTGAACTGTGAAGAATCCAAGAAATTTTCTTGTTTTCACGCAATAATGTGGAGGGGTTCTTGGAATATTTTCAGAGAGGGATAAGATGATTTTTGCTTTCTGTTAATGTGGGATTGTTCATATATGCGCATAGGATTGTCTGTCATCGGTTGATTTGTGGGCTAAGTTTGAAAGATCTTTGGTTCAAATTAATGGCTCTTAATATTTTTAGCTCAAAGTCATTATCTTCCGGTTCAGAGATGATGCTTTCGAACCCTTTACTAAACTCGAGACGTATCGTTAAAGGCAGTCCACTGGGGTGTTCCTGCAGAGGTAAAACTCTGGATTCTCAATTTCCCAAGACAAAAAAGGGCGCGTTTCTGTGAGGAAACCATGCATTTTCATTATAAGTTCTGTTTATTCAATCTTTAGCAAGCGTTTAATGAGTGCTTTGGAATGCCTTTTTGAGAAACCTTTTGCTGGGAATCAGAAAAAATTGTGAGGTTATTCTTGAAGAATATTGACTAATGGCTGTTCAAAAAACGCAAGATTCTATTAGTCCTGTCACCTGCAGAGAACGCTTTGTACACATCTGTTAAGAGCAACAATTGATGGTCATAGGTGTTTGAGGGTGATATAAGTTGTAAAATGTTTGAGTTGCGCTGCTATCACTAactttatttttcaataaaattgTACATGTTGCttaaaaaaagagaaattttACATATTCGATCTTATAATTAGCGCTAGAGCTAAGATCATGTGTTAGTTCAACAAAAGTCACTATCATGGATGGAATGGAGTGACAACGATGCTCTTTTTCCATAGTTTCATGCTTGTAAAGGTTAAGGTATGATCAGAGTTGTATCAATAAAAAATACGAGGAAAAGATGTCATGGAATGGGATAAATTTTCCACTTGCTGTATTTTCAATTCACGTTGCATTATTTCTCTTGCTTTCTGACTTGTCTTTGATGGAAACAgaatatgcaaaaaaaaaaaattaagaaactcccgttttcctttttctcttcATCTCCAGGCTATTGTCCAAGGGCTTCCTATTCAGAAACTTCACAGAATACCACCTCTGCAGTTGGCCAACATGATTATATAGACTCATATTCTTATCAAATCGATCGAATAAATGGAACGAGTTCAAGCGCCTTCATTAAAAAGATCGACATACTTGATGCATTTGATGATGAATATGGTGGAGTCATGGTAAATCCTGAGAGATTGCCATCCAATCCCAATGTGTTTGCACGGGCACTTCATTTGTCAGTGCACCATTGGAAAGTAAAGGTATATTCTCTTATGTAGTTTCCTGAACTTCACTTGTATTTTTATGTGAGAAGGCTTGAAATTTTGAGTTTTATCCATTACCATGTATTATTAATTATGAAAAGTCACCTTACACACCCTTGTATTGTCGAGTGTTTGGCTCGAGTTCTGCAATAATTTGAGTTATATGTCATTATATTATCCAATATTTCAATTTATTATCCTCATATTTAATGTTCTTTATTATCACATCACACGAACTTAACCGATCCTTCTGAGTATTGGTTTTTGGTCTCTTGATATGTCACAGTTTGAATTCGAAAAAATACCATCTCCCCTCCTCGagccttttttatttttttttccaaacgtgacataatttcaataatcaatACCATATGAACTACAATTATTTCAAAACATTTCTTGATAGTTTGGAAAACAATCCCTCCAAATTTTACATCACGCATGTCAAGTTTGCTCTCCACCTTGAGATGTTCAATCTACTCTGGTATATGAAGTTTGGCTTTGATGTTATATGTTTCTTAATTAGTTCCTTAGTCTGAAACTGGCCAAAGTATTCCTTCCATGGACTTTGATTTTCATTACAAGGTGCCGGCTATTTCAGTTTtcttgaaattaatttttgagggCATTCATAATCTAAAGCTAAATAATTTTAGGGAAAGAAGGGAGTTTGGTTGAAGCTGCCACTTGAAAAATCTGATCTTGTTCCCGTGGCTGTAAAGGTAACGTCTGCAAACTTACAATTGAACAATGTCCAAATAATACCAAACAATCTCTACCTATTTTGCCCAGCATTTTCAAATTCGTGCCTAAATCAAATTGGTTAGCTTTACACAGGAAGGATTCCTGTATCATCATGCCGAAAGATCATTCGTGATGCTGACTTTCTGGATCCCGGATGGACCATCCCTTCTACCATCTAACGCTTCTCATCATGTTGGAGTTGGCGGTTTTGTGATCAACAATAATGATGAGGTTAGTTTTCATTGCTTTACGAAGATCCAATATTATATGAGGGTCCACTATATCCCATAACCCTCAATTTTTGGGCTGGCATGGTTATGACGTTTCACTTAGTTACGATGTTGGCCTGAAAATACTTGTACCAGGCCTTTGTCTTAtgaataaaaaatcaaatatgtttgaagatttactgaaattacattttatttttcaatcaaaCAGGTGCTAGTAGTGCAAGAAAAACATTGTGCTCCCAAACTTCATGGTTTATGGAAAATACCTACCGGTTTCATTCTCGAAGTGTGTTTTATTCCTCTGAAGTCTTAAGTGATTATTTGTCCAGGTACTTGTATCCCTCACTTGTAATAATCATATAATTTTTGTCAGTCGGAGGAAATCCATTTAGGAGCTGTAAGAGAAGTAAAAGAGGAAACCGGGGTATGTAAGATTACTTAATATTAGCTAATTTCTCTGTGATCAGTCAATTCCTCTATACCATACTGTGCGTAGATGTGGAATATGATATGATTTTCGCTGTTGTGCCAGATTGATACCGAATTTGTGGAAGTTGTAGCTTTCAGGTAAAAAACTAACTGCTGCATGTATTCAAGTGTATAGTGGAACGTTCAAGAATTCATTGTGCATAAATATGGCTGGTATTTTTCGATTTCATGATCAACCCTTGCATATTTCACACAAGGCAAGCTCATGATGTTTCTTTCGAGAAATCGGATCTGTTCTTTGTCTGCATGTTGAGACCACTGTCAACAGCAATCAAAGTTGACGATCATGAAATCCAAGCGGCCAAGGTAAGCATTATGGTTTTCTTGAGTAAGAACATTTCAATATGAAATTACCTGGTCCTTTTTCATGTGCTTCGACTTGTAAAATGATTTAGATATCAAATATGTGGTAAAACCAGCATCTGAAGGGATTATTATCTTGAGcaactatttaataaataattactCGAGAAATGCCCATCATTCCCATGATTATTCAATATTCTCACACGTTTTAACTGAATTTACGTGTTTGTCACTGCACAGTGGATGCCTCTGCACAATTTTGTGAATCAACCATTGATCCAAGAGGACAGGATGTTCAAGAAAATCATTGACATTTGCGTTGCACAACTGGAGAAGCGATATTGCGGATTATCTGTGCATCAATTATTCTCCAAATTTGATGGAAAATTATCGTCGTTGTACTTCAACGGCGTCAAGGACTGGGACTCCGACTGTCGAGCTGAGTAAAGAAAACCTTCTCCTACAGAATATGTGCATACAAATGTGATACTGTGTCATGTAAATATAATGTTTGCAGAATCTGTTCCTCAATTCCCTTCTCAATTCCCTTATTTTACTGGTGTAGCAACTGATGGGTTTATATGATTTGGTACTTACTGAAGTATTGATCGACTTGTGTCAGCATCTCTTTGTACaacatataaataaaaatcaataatgcatgaaactttataatcataaaataaataacttcATAAATATCAACCAATTTGTTTtgtcaataaaaaatataataaagtgaaatatatataaaaaaattgaaaataataacaaagcAAAAACCTCAATCACCAAAATCAGATGAAATAGACATTTTTTTTATCAGGTACAACAAGTTTACTGTAAAAATTTTCTGAatttgaaaaaaagaaaaagagtgaGTTATATAACATTCATTCCATTGACTGAAAAAAAGAAAGAGGAAATGGATGGAGAAGACGTGGGATAGTGGAGAAAGTTATTTTGAACGACCAATATACTATTTTGCATGTCTGTTTAATATAATTAGGATAAATCACACCATCTATTACAAGTATCAAATACAGTTTTTTTAAGGGATTCTTGTTATAGCTTGTAAATCGGTTTAGACAATGTGTACCTTATTTTACAATGTTAAGAAGCCACTTCGCGATTATATGAAACAAAAGTTTGTGTGTTTGCGTGTTTATGGAAATTATCTTGAATTTTGGACAATATCACCGATCCATAGCGTGACAATTTGGTATTCAAACTGAACAAGCAACGTCGGTTAATAGATGCAATGTGCATGAAAGGAACGTATTAACttcaagaaaattaaagaattccGG encodes:
- the LOC142545442 gene encoding nudix hydrolase 8-like isoform X2; this translates as MCISLGYCPRASYSETSQNTTSAVGQHDYIDSYSYQIDRINGTSSSAFIKKIDILDAFDDEYGGVMVNPERLPSNPNVFARALHLSVHHWKVKGKKGVWLKLPLEKSDLVPVAVKEGFLYHHAERSFVMLTFWIPDGPSLLPSNASHHVGVGGFVINNNDEVLVVQEKHCAPKLHGLWKIPTGFILESEEIHLGAVREVKEETGIDTEFVEVVAFRQAHDVSFEKSDLFFVCMLRPLSTAIKVDDHEIQAAKWMPLHNFVNQPLIQEDRMFKKIIDICVAQLEKRYCGLSVHQLFSKFDGKLSSLYFNGVKDWDSDCRAE
- the LOC142545442 gene encoding nudix hydrolase 8-like isoform X1, yielding MALNIFSSKSLSSGSEMMLSNPLLNSRRIVKGSPLGCSCRGYCPRASYSETSQNTTSAVGQHDYIDSYSYQIDRINGTSSSAFIKKIDILDAFDDEYGGVMVNPERLPSNPNVFARALHLSVHHWKVKGKKGVWLKLPLEKSDLVPVAVKEGFLYHHAERSFVMLTFWIPDGPSLLPSNASHHVGVGGFVINNNDEVLVVQEKHCAPKLHGLWKIPTGFILESEEIHLGAVREVKEETGIDTEFVEVVAFRQAHDVSFEKSDLFFVCMLRPLSTAIKVDDHEIQAAKWMPLHNFVNQPLIQEDRMFKKIIDICVAQLEKRYCGLSVHQLFSKFDGKLSSLYFNGVKDWDSDCRAE